A genomic segment from Stenotrophomonas maltophilia encodes:
- a CDS encoding HvfC family RiPP maturation protein, producing MAESLATLQRRWADHVRDPAMAAPDGVEARRLAVYRRLCIDSLDTLLAGSLPRLQHQLGTPRWRDTVEHYYARHACQTPLFPRIAGEFATWLAVQDALVLPGWAAELAHYESTLQSLHIEARYAGRPLHRVPVDSDVLAVSPSVRVLGYQWPVHEDEALEPVSSAAPTLLVIQRLADFSLQAEELSPLAYALLSVFGDDGAPVDEALQALSETHDVATDALRAACIPVLRELCTAGVLVASTDPRECRPAAGTTPSPFFEA from the coding sequence ATGGCTGAGTCGCTGGCTACCCTGCAACGGCGCTGGGCCGATCATGTGCGCGACCCTGCAATGGCCGCACCCGATGGCGTCGAGGCGCGCAGGCTGGCGGTGTACCGCCGCCTGTGCATCGACAGCCTGGACACCCTCCTGGCCGGCAGCCTGCCGCGACTGCAACACCAGTTGGGCACGCCGCGCTGGCGCGACACAGTGGAGCACTACTACGCCCGCCACGCCTGCCAGACCCCGTTGTTCCCACGGATCGCCGGCGAGTTCGCGACCTGGCTGGCGGTGCAGGACGCGCTGGTACTGCCGGGCTGGGCAGCAGAACTGGCGCACTACGAGAGCACGCTGCAGTCGCTGCACATTGAAGCGCGTTACGCCGGGAGGCCGCTGCACCGTGTTCCCGTGGACAGTGATGTGCTGGCGGTTTCGCCGTCGGTGCGGGTGCTTGGCTACCAGTGGCCGGTGCATGAGGACGAGGCGCTGGAACCGGTATCGAGCGCAGCGCCCACGCTGCTGGTGATCCAGCGCCTCGCCGATTTCAGCCTGCAGGCCGAGGAACTGTCACCGCTGGCCTACGCGCTGCTTTCGGTCTTCGGTGACGACGGCGCGCCGGTGGATGAGGCACTGCAGGCGCTGTCCGAAACACATGACGTGGCAACGGACGCATTGCGTGCGGCCTGCATTCCCGTGCTGCGCGAACTCTGCACGGCAGGCGTTCTGGTTGCGTCGACCGATCCCCGGGAATGCCGGCCAGCGGCCGGCACTACCCCCTCTCCATTCTTCGAGGCCTGA
- a CDS encoding HvfA family oxazolone/thioamide-modified RiPP metallophore codes for MSVSTKNTPSSRLPRIGAIGIALAGGLLLAGQAAAIQPLAISAVAMSAAAEGKCGEGKCGANKATTGKPAGKAKVAEGQCGEGKCGDASFARTDRDHDGKVSRAEFNAVAAKRAAEFDRIDTDHDGYISEQEAHDYLRSVYTANGKPMPKGLFSRVAD; via the coding sequence ATGTCCGTCTCGACCAAGAACACCCCCTCCTCCCGCCTGCCGCGCATCGGTGCCATCGGCATCGCCCTGGCCGGTGGCCTGCTGCTGGCCGGCCAGGCCGCCGCGATCCAACCGCTGGCGATCAGCGCGGTGGCCATGAGCGCCGCCGCCGAAGGCAAGTGCGGTGAAGGCAAGTGCGGGGCCAACAAGGCCACCACCGGCAAGCCCGCTGGCAAGGCCAAGGTGGCCGAGGGCCAGTGTGGCGAAGGCAAGTGCGGCGACGCCTCGTTTGCCCGCACCGACCGTGACCACGACGGCAAGGTCTCGCGCGCCGAGTTCAACGCTGTGGCCGCCAAGCGTGCCGCCGAGTTCGACCGCATCGACACCGACCACGATGGTTACATCAGCGAGCAGGAAGCACACGACTACCTGCGCAGCGTCTACACCGCCAACGGCAAGCCGATGCCGAAGGGCCTGTTCTCCCGCGTTGCCGATTGA
- a CDS encoding redoxin family protein — translation MAALRGYALPLLLGLLGGAALLLAWPGADAGAQPLDAAPMAGFDGGGPWHNSPPLTLKQLQGQVVLVEFWTYTCSNCLNVAPYVHQWHARYASQGLRVIGVHTPEFAYEGLPGNVRKAIARLDITWPVVQDNQYRIWNAWGNRFWPALYLLDRQGRVVYRHYGEGDYARTESEIQRLLASP, via the coding sequence ATGGCCGCACTGCGAGGGTACGCATTGCCGCTGTTGCTGGGGCTGCTGGGCGGAGCGGCGTTGCTGCTGGCATGGCCCGGTGCGGATGCCGGCGCGCAGCCGCTCGATGCCGCACCGATGGCGGGGTTCGACGGTGGCGGGCCCTGGCACAACAGCCCACCGCTCACACTGAAGCAGTTACAGGGGCAGGTGGTGCTGGTCGAGTTCTGGACCTACACCTGCAGCAACTGCCTCAACGTGGCGCCCTATGTCCACCAGTGGCATGCGCGATACGCGTCGCAGGGCCTGAGGGTGATCGGCGTGCATACGCCGGAATTCGCCTATGAAGGGCTGCCCGGCAACGTGCGCAAGGCCATCGCACGGTTGGATATCACCTGGCCGGTGGTGCAGGACAACCAGTACCGGATCTGGAACGCCTGGGGCAACCGCTTCTGGCCCGCGCTGTACCTGCTCGACCGGCAGGGGCGGGTGGTCTACCGCCATTACGGCGAGGGCGACTACGCACGTACCGAAAGCGAGATCCAGCGCCTGCTGGCCAGCCCCTGA
- a CDS encoding GntR family transcriptional regulator, whose translation MAIAPAPRSPKKRAPLYEEVAEHVRERIYDYRLPPGEWIDEPALCEELGISRTPLREALKLLAAEGLVQIDAGRGCRVTRLTLEDLNQLFPVMAMLEGRCAHEAVKHIDEAGVRQLEELHAAMETAAAEGNIAEYYRNNYLIHETVQHYAGNPWLIRITHDLHRILKMHRGRQLLTPGRTAQSLAEHRELMECFRRRDAQAAERTMERHLLSQGQALAAYVASGGLLNVPAPLPTEGGG comes from the coding sequence ATGGCCATTGCCCCTGCCCCGCGGTCACCGAAGAAGCGCGCGCCTCTGTATGAAGAGGTGGCCGAGCACGTGCGCGAGCGCATCTACGACTACCGGCTGCCGCCGGGCGAGTGGATCGACGAGCCCGCGCTGTGCGAAGAACTGGGCATCAGCCGCACGCCCCTGCGCGAGGCGTTGAAGCTGCTGGCAGCCGAAGGCCTGGTGCAGATCGATGCCGGCCGTGGCTGCCGGGTCACCCGGCTGACGCTGGAAGACCTCAACCAGCTGTTCCCGGTAATGGCCATGCTGGAAGGTCGCTGCGCGCATGAGGCGGTGAAGCACATCGACGAAGCCGGCGTGCGACAGCTGGAAGAGCTGCACGCAGCGATGGAAACCGCGGCCGCCGAAGGCAACATTGCCGAGTATTACCGCAACAACTACCTGATCCACGAAACCGTGCAGCACTACGCAGGCAATCCGTGGCTGATCCGCATCACCCACGACCTGCACCGCATCCTGAAGATGCACCGTGGCCGCCAGCTGTTGACGCCCGGCCGCACCGCGCAGTCGCTGGCCGAACACCGCGAGCTGATGGAGTGCTTCCGCCGCCGCGACGCACAGGCTGCCGAACGCACCATGGAGCGCCATCTGCTGAGCCAGGGCCAGGCCCTGGCCGCCTATGTGGCGTCGGGCGGACTGCTGAACGTACCGGCGCCGTTGCCCACCGAAGGTGGCGGCTGA
- a CDS encoding response regulator has protein sequence MNHVPHILVVDDDSEIRQMLADYLQRNGLRVSQADGGRAMRALMDTHAVDLVVLDVMMPGEDGLSLCRNLRAGKHRAVPVVLLTARDDETDRIIGLEMGADDYVTKPFSSRELLARINAVIRRTRMLPPNLQVSEAGRQLAFGEWRLDTTARHLLDAQDTAYPLSGAEFRLLRVFLDHANRVLSRDQLLSLTQGRDAELFDRSIDLLVSRVRQRLGDDAREPTYIKTVRSEGYVFSVPVQLLGPDE, from the coding sequence ATGAACCATGTACCGCACATCCTGGTCGTCGACGATGACAGCGAGATTCGCCAGATGCTGGCCGACTACCTGCAACGCAACGGCCTGCGCGTGAGCCAGGCCGACGGTGGCCGGGCCATGCGCGCGCTGATGGATACCCATGCCGTGGATCTGGTGGTGCTGGACGTGATGATGCCGGGCGAGGACGGCCTGAGCCTGTGCCGCAACCTGCGCGCCGGCAAGCATCGTGCGGTGCCGGTGGTGCTGCTGACCGCCCGCGACGACGAGACCGACCGCATCATCGGCCTGGAAATGGGCGCTGACGACTACGTGACCAAGCCCTTCTCTTCGCGCGAACTGCTGGCACGCATCAATGCGGTGATCCGCCGCACCCGGATGCTGCCGCCGAATCTGCAGGTGAGCGAAGCAGGTCGCCAGCTGGCCTTCGGCGAGTGGCGCCTGGACACCACCGCACGCCACCTGCTGGATGCGCAGGACACCGCGTATCCGCTCAGTGGCGCCGAGTTCCGCCTGCTTCGCGTGTTCCTCGATCACGCCAATCGGGTGCTCAGCCGCGACCAGTTGCTCAGCCTCACCCAGGGCCGCGATGCCGAACTGTTCGATCGCTCGATCGACCTGCTGGTCAGCCGCGTGCGGCAGCGCCTGGGTGACGACGCACGCGAGCCGACCTACATCAAGACCGTGCGCAGCGAAGGCTATGTGTTCAGCGTGCCGGTGCAGTTGCTGGGACCGGACGAATGA
- a CDS encoding MFS transporter translates to MTVARQRSMWVAGLSTVVEWYDFTLYLYFATVLSRVFFGGGEQALLVTLAGFAVSYLMRPLGALCFGHLGDRLGRRWMLLASMALMAAAMLATALLPTAATAGTTAGVLLLVLRCVMAFSVGGEYTGVVAYLLESAPARRRGLVTSLASAASEVGALLAVAISAVTVGLLAPAQLDSWGWRIPFFVGAALALVILVARSGMHESPEFERQRREGSIPATPLRHVLRNHPLAVARTFAISALGSITYYVGITYVPAFLHARGHDEGDALWLSTIAAVAVIAITPLCGALSDRVGRRPVLLGLTVLAALLPLSLFAWMAQATALGIVLAAVLLACVAGGVSAVAAPATAEQFPGEGRVSGLALGVTMATAFFGGATPWLAQWWVERSGWAAAPGAMIALVAVLVLPVLWTLPETVPGRAKR, encoded by the coding sequence ATGACCGTGGCGCGGCAGCGCTCGATGTGGGTGGCGGGCCTGTCCACGGTGGTGGAGTGGTACGACTTCACCCTGTACCTGTACTTCGCCACGGTGTTGTCGCGGGTGTTCTTCGGCGGCGGCGAACAGGCGCTGCTGGTCACCCTGGCCGGCTTCGCGGTGTCCTACCTGATGCGTCCGCTGGGCGCGCTGTGCTTCGGCCACCTGGGCGACCGCCTGGGCCGGCGCTGGATGCTGCTGGCTTCGATGGCGTTGATGGCGGCGGCAATGCTGGCCACTGCGCTGCTGCCGACCGCGGCCACAGCAGGCACGACGGCGGGCGTGCTGCTGCTGGTACTGCGCTGCGTGATGGCGTTTTCGGTCGGCGGTGAGTACACCGGCGTGGTGGCGTACCTGCTGGAAAGCGCACCGGCGCGGCGACGTGGCCTGGTGACCTCGCTGGCCTCGGCCGCCAGCGAAGTAGGCGCACTGCTGGCGGTGGCGATCTCCGCGGTTACCGTGGGGCTGCTCGCGCCCGCACAGCTGGACAGCTGGGGCTGGCGTATTCCGTTCTTCGTCGGCGCGGCGCTGGCACTGGTGATCCTGGTCGCGCGCTCGGGCATGCACGAATCGCCGGAGTTCGAGCGTCAGCGCCGCGAAGGCAGCATTCCGGCTACACCGCTTCGCCACGTACTGCGCAACCATCCGCTGGCGGTGGCACGCACCTTCGCGATCTCGGCGCTGGGCTCGATCACCTACTACGTGGGCATCACCTATGTGCCTGCGTTCCTGCACGCGCGGGGTCATGACGAGGGCGACGCACTGTGGCTGTCGACGATTGCGGCGGTGGCAGTGATCGCGATCACGCCGTTGTGTGGCGCATTGTCCGACCGCGTTGGACGACGGCCGGTGTTGCTGGGCCTGACCGTGCTGGCAGCGTTGTTGCCACTGTCCCTGTTTGCGTGGATGGCGCAGGCGACGGCGCTGGGCATCGTGCTGGCCGCGGTGCTGCTGGCCTGCGTGGCCGGTGGTGTAAGCGCGGTGGCGGCCCCGGCCACGGCCGAACAATTCCCGGGCGAGGGCCGGGTCAGCGGGCTGGCACTGGGGGTGACCATGGCCACCGCCTTCTTCGGCGGTGCAACGCCATGGCTGGCGCAATGGTGGGTGGAGCGCAGCGGCTGGGCGGCGGCGCCGGGCGCGATGATCGCGCTGGTGGCGGTGCTGGTGTTGCCGGTGCTGTGGACCCTGCCCGAGACGGTCCCGGGCAGGGCCAAGCGCTAG
- a CDS encoding ferric reductase-like transmembrane domain-containing protein, producing the protein MTVSKTSFLHGWRLFVAIGVVLIAFALIAFALYPDAAEGSRAAIRLTARTSFLLFLAAFTASSFATLLPGPFTHFLLRERRIIGLSFAFSHLLHAIAITSFGILNPAFWPARSALANLPGTVGYIAILALAITSHRGLARRMGPTAWRRLHVAGMWIIAAVFTYSYFKRVPGNFWYAVPSALLFTAFVVRWIAKRAQALRRSAHARPPLRAA; encoded by the coding sequence ATGACTGTATCCAAGACGTCCTTCCTGCACGGCTGGCGCCTGTTCGTAGCCATCGGCGTGGTCCTGATCGCGTTCGCACTGATCGCCTTCGCCCTGTATCCCGATGCAGCCGAAGGCAGCCGCGCGGCGATCCGGCTCACCGCCCGCACATCGTTCCTGCTGTTCCTGGCGGCATTCACAGCATCCTCCTTCGCCACCCTGCTGCCCGGCCCCTTCACTCATTTCCTGCTGCGCGAACGGCGCATCATCGGCCTGTCCTTCGCGTTCTCGCACCTGCTGCATGCAATCGCCATCACCAGTTTCGGCATCCTCAACCCGGCGTTCTGGCCAGCACGATCCGCGCTGGCCAACCTCCCGGGCACGGTGGGCTACATCGCCATCCTGGCACTGGCCATCACCTCGCACCGGGGGCTCGCCCGGCGCATGGGACCCACCGCGTGGCGTCGCCTGCACGTCGCCGGCATGTGGATCATCGCGGCGGTGTTCACCTACTCGTACTTCAAGCGCGTGCCGGGCAACTTCTGGTATGCGGTGCCGTCGGCGCTGCTGTTCACCGCCTTCGTGGTGCGCTGGATTGCCAAGCGGGCGCAGGCGCTGCGCCGAAGTGCGCATGCGCGGCCGCCGCTGCGGGCGGCCTGA
- a CDS encoding sensor histidine kinase gives MNTTARRPRWPRTLSARLLLVLLGGLALAHALSFGLLFFERYQSTRSMMLRNLDEDVAVSVALLEHLPEDQRDAWVPRLERRTYRYLLRPAAAGPGLQTDRARQVTAIIDDSLQHRYPLQARQVARLPERFEVELRLHDGTPLTIEVTPSGLPLARWLPAVLLVQLALLLVCAWLAVRLAMRPLQQLSHAVEHLQPGKDGSALPEDGPAEVGGAAAALNALQARIRGHVSERLQILAAISHDLQTPITRMKLRVETLPEDSTQQRLLADLDHLGQLVREGVAYARSSHVASGAPVSMDLGAFLASVVGDYEDMGKPVSGGAPAGLVVQTWPQPLRRVVGNLVDNALRYAGAAEIEAGRDEAGRVWIGISDRGPGIPEGQLQAVLAPFHRLESSRNRDTGGTGLGLAIAVQLAQSLGGSLRLHNREGGGLRAELQLPG, from the coding sequence ATGAACACCACCGCACGCCGTCCACGCTGGCCGCGCACGCTGTCGGCGCGGCTGCTGCTGGTGTTGCTGGGCGGACTGGCCCTGGCCCACGCACTGTCCTTCGGCCTGCTGTTCTTCGAACGCTACCAGTCCACCCGCAGCATGATGCTGCGCAACCTCGATGAAGACGTGGCCGTGAGTGTCGCGCTGCTGGAGCACCTGCCCGAGGACCAGCGCGATGCCTGGGTGCCGCGGCTGGAGCGGCGCACCTACCGTTACCTGCTGCGCCCCGCCGCGGCCGGACCAGGGCTGCAGACCGATCGTGCACGCCAGGTCACGGCGATCATCGACGACAGCCTGCAGCACCGCTATCCGTTGCAGGCGCGCCAGGTGGCTCGCCTGCCGGAGCGGTTCGAGGTGGAACTGCGCCTGCACGACGGCACACCCTTGACCATTGAAGTCACTCCGTCGGGCCTGCCGCTGGCACGTTGGCTGCCCGCCGTGCTGCTGGTGCAGCTGGCGCTGCTGCTGGTGTGCGCGTGGTTGGCGGTGCGCCTGGCCATGCGCCCGCTGCAGCAGCTGTCGCATGCGGTGGAGCATCTGCAGCCGGGCAAGGACGGGTCTGCACTGCCTGAAGACGGCCCTGCGGAAGTGGGCGGCGCGGCGGCCGCACTCAATGCACTGCAGGCACGCATTCGTGGCCATGTCAGTGAGCGCCTGCAGATCCTGGCCGCGATCTCGCACGACCTGCAGACCCCCATCACGCGCATGAAGCTCCGGGTGGAGACCCTGCCTGAAGACAGCACCCAGCAGCGGCTGCTGGCCGACCTCGACCACCTGGGTCAACTGGTGCGTGAGGGCGTGGCCTATGCGCGCAGCAGCCACGTCGCCAGTGGCGCGCCGGTGTCGATGGACCTGGGCGCGTTCCTGGCCAGTGTGGTCGGCGATTACGAGGACATGGGCAAGCCGGTCAGTGGTGGTGCGCCCGCTGGACTGGTCGTGCAGACCTGGCCGCAGCCGCTGCGCCGGGTGGTCGGTAATCTGGTCGACAACGCGTTGCGCTACGCCGGTGCCGCCGAGATCGAGGCGGGCCGCGATGAGGCCGGAAGGGTGTGGATCGGAATTTCCGACCGTGGCCCCGGCATTCCCGAGGGCCAGCTGCAGGCGGTGCTGGCGCCGTTCCACCGGCTGGAAAGCTCGCGCAATCGCGATACCGGCGGAACCGGCCTGGGCCTGGCCATCGCGGTGCAGCTGGCGCAGTCGCTGGGCGGCTCGCTGCGGTTGCACAACCGCGAGGGGGGCGGCTTGCGGGCGGAGCTGCAGCTGCCGGGGTAA
- a CDS encoding nucleoside hydrolase: MLKVIFDTDPGVDDALALLYLHKHAQIDLIGVTTTFGNASVESTTHNALYLKQAWGFAAPVARGAAGPLQPEATPEAWPVHIHGHNGLGNHPVPAELDVAADARPAHQLIIDLVRTHPGEVTLVAVGRMTNLALALQQAPDIAGLVRGVVIMGGAFHVNGNITPAAEANIWGDAEAADVVFTANWPVTAIGLDVTTRVEMNRDGLDTLAAIGGADAELVRALSQDYVDFYLQAGHKGMVVHDCCACIALTRPELFQFERASVRVATDGVARGMTIPKPEGLAFGPSVWDGHVVQSIAIGVDAAAVLADIEQTLKV, translated from the coding sequence ATGCTGAAAGTCATTTTTGATACCGACCCGGGCGTCGACGACGCCCTGGCGCTGCTGTACCTGCACAAGCACGCCCAGATCGACCTGATCGGCGTCACCACCACCTTCGGCAATGCCTCGGTGGAGTCGACCACGCACAACGCGCTGTACCTGAAGCAGGCCTGGGGCTTTGCCGCCCCGGTCGCGCGCGGCGCCGCAGGCCCGCTGCAGCCGGAAGCCACCCCGGAAGCCTGGCCGGTACACATCCACGGCCACAACGGACTGGGCAACCACCCGGTGCCGGCCGAACTGGACGTGGCCGCTGATGCCCGCCCGGCCCATCAGCTGATCATCGATCTGGTCCGCACCCATCCGGGCGAAGTGACCCTGGTCGCGGTCGGTCGCATGACCAACCTGGCCCTGGCCCTGCAGCAGGCCCCGGACATTGCCGGTCTGGTGCGCGGCGTGGTGATCATGGGCGGCGCCTTCCACGTCAACGGCAACATCACCCCGGCCGCCGAGGCCAACATCTGGGGCGATGCCGAAGCGGCCGACGTGGTGTTCACCGCCAACTGGCCGGTCACTGCGATCGGCCTGGACGTGACCACCCGCGTTGAAATGAACCGTGACGGTCTGGACACGCTGGCCGCTATCGGCGGTGCCGATGCCGAGCTGGTGCGTGCGCTGTCGCAGGATTACGTGGACTTCTACCTGCAGGCCGGCCACAAGGGCATGGTGGTGCATGACTGCTGCGCCTGCATCGCGCTGACCCGCCCGGAACTGTTCCAGTTCGAGCGCGCCAGCGTGCGCGTGGCCACCGACGGCGTTGCCCGCGGCATGACCATTCCCAAGCCGGAAGGCCTGGCGTTCGGCCCCAGCGTGTGGGACGGCCACGTGGTGCAGTCGATTGCCATCGGCGTGGATGCGGCCGCGGTACTGGCCGACATCGAGCAGACCCTGAAGGTCTGA
- a CDS encoding HvfX family Cu-binding RiPP maturation protein → MISTASSVYTPRLDAVGRWLSPLALRTLLAWEFFESGREKLGGQNWFADLEGRFPFPFSTLPASLNWQLATWLELVGAVMLLLGLATRSVAYVFWVLTVVAIAAVHWPDQWNGLGELWQGYAITDQGYGNFKLPLLFLAMLLPLILNGGGALSVDRLLAGSQHAPVGNDGLGWGVSLIALLLPVAALLPGIGFGGALLGGVLLLGYLLRRRRTA, encoded by the coding sequence ATGATCAGCACCGCCTCTTCCGTGTATACCCCCCGCCTGGACGCCGTGGGCCGCTGGCTCTCGCCATTGGCGCTGCGCACCCTGCTGGCCTGGGAGTTCTTTGAATCCGGCCGCGAGAAGCTGGGCGGCCAGAACTGGTTCGCCGACCTGGAAGGCCGCTTCCCGTTCCCGTTCTCCACCCTGCCCGCGTCGTTGAACTGGCAGCTTGCCACCTGGCTGGAACTGGTGGGTGCGGTGATGCTGCTGCTCGGCCTGGCCACGCGCTCAGTGGCCTACGTCTTCTGGGTGTTGACCGTGGTCGCCATCGCTGCCGTGCACTGGCCCGACCAATGGAACGGCCTGGGTGAACTCTGGCAGGGCTATGCGATCACCGACCAGGGCTACGGCAACTTCAAGCTGCCGCTGCTGTTCCTGGCCATGCTGCTGCCACTGATCCTCAACGGCGGTGGCGCGCTCAGCGTGGACCGGCTGCTGGCCGGCTCACAGCATGCCCCCGTCGGCAATGACGGCCTGGGCTGGGGCGTCAGCCTGATCGCCCTGCTGCTGCCGGTTGCCGCGCTGTTGCCCGGCATCGGCTTCGGTGGCGCCCTGCTCGGTGGCGTGCTGCTGCTGGGCTATCTGCTGCGTCGCCGCCGCACCGCCTGA
- a CDS encoding alpha/beta fold hydrolase translates to MIRTSLLAAAVALAGAAAPAFASQADTAAPPTVILVHGAFADGSSWSKVISTLHDWKLPAVAVQNPLTSLADDVAATRRAIAAAPGKVVLVGHSWGGTVITEAGNDPKVQALVYVAAFAPDAGQSSAQQGEGFPVGPGLARLQERDGYLTLPADAIAQDFAPDVMKKSAALLYSTQVPLKASALGEVVNVAAWRSKPSWYVLSRDDRMLSPQLQAATARRIGAQLQSIGSSHVSLLSHPAQVADSILEAAGVKPAELPLAEQGG, encoded by the coding sequence ATGATCCGTACCTCGTTGCTTGCCGCTGCTGTCGCCCTTGCCGGCGCCGCGGCCCCCGCCTTCGCCAGCCAGGCCGATACCGCTGCACCGCCCACCGTCATCCTGGTGCACGGCGCCTTCGCCGATGGCTCCAGCTGGAGCAAGGTCATCAGTACCCTGCATGACTGGAAGCTGCCGGCGGTGGCCGTACAGAATCCGCTCACCTCGTTGGCCGACGATGTCGCCGCCACCCGTCGCGCGATTGCCGCCGCGCCCGGCAAGGTGGTGCTGGTCGGCCACAGCTGGGGTGGCACGGTCATCACCGAAGCGGGCAATGACCCGAAGGTGCAGGCGCTGGTGTACGTGGCGGCCTTCGCACCGGATGCAGGGCAGTCTTCGGCGCAACAGGGCGAAGGTTTCCCGGTCGGTCCGGGCCTGGCCCGACTGCAGGAAAGGGATGGCTACCTGACGTTGCCGGCTGATGCCATCGCCCAGGACTTCGCGCCGGACGTGATGAAAAAATCGGCCGCACTGCTGTACAGCACGCAGGTCCCGTTGAAGGCCAGCGCGCTGGGCGAGGTGGTGAACGTTGCGGCGTGGCGCAGCAAGCCGAGCTGGTACGTGCTCAGCCGCGATGACCGCATGCTGTCGCCGCAACTGCAGGCCGCGACCGCACGTCGCATCGGTGCACAGCTGCAATCGATCGGCAGCAGCCATGTGTCGCTGCTTTCGCATCCGGCGCAGGTGGCCGACAGCATCCTGGAAGCGGCAGGGGTGAAGCCGGCGGAACTGCCGCTGGCCGAGCAGGGGGGCTGA
- a CDS encoding HvfB family MNIO-type RiPP peptide maturase — protein sequence MSLPLPSNAAGLGLRRGLIDELLAMPAGAIDFLEVSPDNWIGVGGAHGAALRQLSERHPLTCHGLSLSLGGPDPLDRTLLAQTRAFLDLHQVQLYSEHLSYCAAGGHVYDLLPLPFTAEAVHHVAGRIAQVQDMLGRRIAVENISYYAVAGADMSEIDFINAVLAEADCDLLLDVNNVFVNACNNGYDAFEFLALVPSHRVASLHVAGHFDEDDGFKIDTHGAPVKGVVWALLREAYARVGVRPTLLERDFNFPPLPELLAEVAQIRQAQVEARWPEVAHG from the coding sequence ATGTCCCTGCCCCTGCCCTCCAATGCCGCCGGTCTTGGCCTGCGCCGTGGCCTGATCGACGAACTGCTGGCAATGCCGGCCGGTGCCATCGACTTCCTCGAAGTCTCCCCCGACAACTGGATCGGCGTCGGCGGTGCACACGGCGCAGCGCTGCGCCAACTCAGCGAGCGCCACCCCTTGACCTGCCACGGCCTGTCGCTGTCGCTGGGCGGCCCTGATCCGCTGGACCGCACCCTGCTGGCACAGACCCGAGCCTTCCTCGACCTGCACCAGGTGCAGCTGTACAGCGAACACCTGAGCTACTGCGCCGCCGGTGGCCATGTCTATGACCTGCTGCCGCTGCCGTTCACCGCCGAGGCCGTACACCATGTCGCCGGTCGCATCGCCCAGGTGCAGGACATGCTCGGCCGACGCATCGCCGTGGAGAACATCTCCTACTACGCCGTTGCCGGCGCGGACATGAGCGAGATCGACTTCATCAACGCCGTGCTCGCCGAAGCCGACTGCGACCTGCTGCTGGACGTCAACAACGTCTTCGTCAACGCCTGCAACAACGGTTACGACGCCTTCGAATTCCTGGCCCTCGTGCCGTCCCACCGTGTCGCCTCGCTGCACGTAGCGGGCCACTTCGATGAAGACGATGGCTTCAAGATCGATACCCACGGTGCGCCGGTGAAAGGCGTGGTCTGGGCGCTGTTGCGCGAGGCCTATGCGCGGGTGGGCGTGCGCCCCACGCTGCTCGAACGCGACTTCAACTTTCCGCCGCTGCCAGAGCTGCTGGCCGAGGTTGCGCAGATCCGCCAGGCGCAGGTCGAGGCACGTTGGCCCGAGGTGGCCCATGGCTGA